One Massilia sp. 9096 genomic window carries:
- a CDS encoding TonB-dependent receptor: MTKTPTISLYPALSILALAVAGAFPTCVLAQDSADTTPEAALAPQRLESVIVTAQRRSENIREVPLSVSTLKGDHLDALIAGGDDIRFLSGRTPSLSVESDYGRSFPRFYIRGQGNTDFDLNASQPVGLVVDDIVQESPMLKGFPVFDVDQIEVLRGPQGTLFGRNSPAGVIKFDSVKPQFKTEGYLNLGIGNYGAKNAEGVYNLPMSDTVAARLSVQTQNRDDRVHNPRPTGTRDLEGYHDNALRLQVLVQPNKDFSALFNVHARDLGNNATLFRANIIKQGTNELVDGFDYGNYPTDGINKQTLRTKGANMRLNWNLGEVTLHSITGYESAHFYSRADVDGGYGAVYAPPMGPGYIPFAVETADVLPNHHQFTQEFRAESNYAGPLQWIGGVFLFREHIQIDSIAFDSLSAGNPQNPFYSTQTQDTRSWAAFGTLNYAVSDKLKLRGGLRYTTDSKDFSAKRVEATTAGPFVIDNTSHNVSWDASAMYALDKDTNLFARVATGYRAPSMQGRLSGLSDRPSFAGAEKALSYEAGIKEDLFDRRARLSASVFQYRVKDKQLTAGSGTVNMNQLINADKVTGQGVELDAQAILTDNLRMTLGGSYNQTEIKDGKLFVQYCGNYANTNGVAGCTVTNPAGPFPGTVYINGNPLPRAPTWQGNFTLTYSVPYKDGDLYAMTDWDYRSTYNMFLYEAREYKAKPLAQGGLRVGYKWDNGKYELAAYSRNITNRIQVTGAIDFDNLTGMLNEPRTYGLQFKVNF, translated from the coding sequence ATGACCAAGACACCTACCATCTCGCTGTACCCGGCGCTGTCGATCCTGGCGCTCGCCGTCGCGGGCGCGTTTCCCACCTGCGTGCTGGCCCAGGACAGCGCCGACACCACGCCCGAGGCCGCGTTGGCGCCGCAGCGCCTGGAATCGGTGATCGTGACGGCCCAGCGCCGCTCCGAGAACATCCGCGAAGTGCCGCTGTCGGTCAGCACCCTGAAGGGCGACCACCTGGACGCCTTGATCGCCGGCGGCGACGACATCCGCTTCCTGTCGGGACGCACGCCCAGCCTCAGCGTCGAATCCGATTACGGCCGCTCGTTCCCGCGTTTCTATATCCGCGGCCAGGGCAATACCGACTTCGACCTGAACGCGTCGCAGCCGGTCGGCCTGGTGGTCGACGACATCGTCCAGGAAAGCCCGATGCTCAAGGGCTTCCCGGTGTTCGACGTCGACCAGATCGAGGTGCTGCGCGGACCGCAGGGTACGCTGTTCGGGCGTAACTCGCCGGCCGGCGTGATCAAGTTCGATTCGGTCAAGCCGCAGTTCAAGACCGAAGGCTACCTGAACCTCGGGATCGGCAACTACGGCGCGAAGAATGCCGAAGGCGTCTACAACCTGCCGATGAGCGACACGGTGGCGGCGCGCCTGTCGGTGCAGACGCAGAACCGCGACGACCGCGTGCACAACCCGCGTCCGACCGGCACCCGCGACCTCGAGGGCTACCACGACAACGCCTTGCGCCTGCAGGTGCTGGTGCAGCCGAACAAGGATTTCAGCGCGCTGTTCAACGTGCACGCGCGCGACCTCGGCAACAATGCGACCCTGTTCCGCGCCAACATCATCAAGCAGGGCACGAACGAGCTGGTCGACGGCTTCGACTACGGCAATTACCCGACCGACGGCATCAACAAGCAGACCCTGCGCACCAAGGGCGCCAACATGCGCCTGAACTGGAACCTGGGCGAGGTCACGCTGCATTCGATCACGGGCTACGAATCGGCGCATTTCTACAGCCGCGCCGACGTCGACGGCGGCTACGGCGCGGTGTACGCCCCGCCGATGGGCCCTGGCTACATCCCGTTCGCCGTCGAAACCGCCGACGTGCTGCCGAACCACCACCAGTTCACGCAGGAGTTCCGCGCCGAATCGAACTACGCCGGCCCGCTGCAATGGATCGGCGGCGTGTTCCTGTTCCGCGAGCACATCCAGATCGACAGCATCGCCTTCGATTCGCTCAGCGCCGGCAATCCGCAAAATCCGTTCTACTCGACCCAGACCCAGGACACCCGTTCCTGGGCCGCCTTCGGCACCCTGAACTACGCGGTCAGCGACAAGCTCAAGCTGCGCGGCGGCTTGCGCTACACGACCGACAGCAAGGATTTCTCGGCCAAGCGCGTCGAGGCGACCACGGCCGGGCCCTTCGTCATCGACAACACCAGCCACAACGTCAGCTGGGACGCCAGCGCCATGTACGCGCTGGACAAGGACACCAACCTGTTCGCACGCGTCGCCACCGGCTACCGCGCACCCAGCATGCAGGGGCGCCTGAGCGGCCTGAGCGACCGACCGTCCTTCGCCGGCGCGGAAAAGGCGCTGTCGTACGAGGCCGGCATCAAGGAAGACCTGTTCGACCGCCGCGCGCGCCTGTCGGCCAGCGTGTTCCAGTACCGCGTCAAGGACAAGCAGCTGACCGCAGGCAGCGGCACGGTCAACATGAACCAGCTGATCAACGCCGACAAGGTGACCGGGCAGGGCGTCGAACTGGATGCGCAGGCGATCCTGACCGACAACCTGCGCATGACGCTCGGCGGCAGCTACAACCAGACCGAGATCAAGGACGGCAAGCTGTTCGTGCAGTACTGCGGCAACTACGCCAATACCAACGGCGTGGCCGGCTGTACCGTGACCAATCCCGCCGGACCTTTCCCGGGCACGGTCTACATCAACGGCAATCCGTTGCCGCGCGCGCCGACGTGGCAGGGCAACTTTACGCTGACCTACAGCGTGCCGTACAAGGATGGCGACCTGTACGCCATGACCGACTGGGACTACCGCAGCACCTACAATATGTTCCTGTACGAAGCCAGGGAATACAAGGCCAAGCCGCTGGCCCAAGGCGGCCTGCGGGTCGGCTACAAATGGGATAATGGCAAGTACGAGCTGGCGGCGTACTCGCGCAACATCACGAACCGCATCCAGGTCACCGGCGCGATCGATTTCGACAACCTGACCGGCATGCTGAACGAGCCGCGCACCTACGGCCTGCAATTCAAAGTCAATTTCTGA
- a CDS encoding NAD-dependent epimerase/dehydratase family protein — translation MESSKPVVLITGSEGRLGSAIGAALADTYTVVGLERRCQGEHCIDADIGSDAALDRACALLQERYGNRIASVIHLAAFYDFSGEENPAYDAINVEGTRRLLRALQSFEVEQFVYASTMLVHAPTAPGRSIREDAPLAPAWPYPRSKLAAEQVVAGARGAIPALVVRIAGVYTDDCELPSLAWQIQRIHERQMQSRVFPGDPTHGQALVHIEDVARAFRAAVDRRAALPQETAILVGEPVTESYAALQNLLGHLIHGEPWDTRRIPKPVATGGAWLQDKLEDIVPDALDGGQKPFVRPFMVELADDHYELDITRAEQLLGWRPLHALRRSLPAIVGRLRQDPAAWYRRNRIALPLWMEDAGQGGPAGAALLADCRALERTEHQRTLWCHFANAALGAWLMSSPFVFGLTRNWMQRIEPATPTGRGLPFSDTWMAANDVVTGGLIVAFALWSLARDAGFARWTVAGLGLWLLFAPLLFWTPNAAAYANDTLVGALVITLAVAVAPTPGIGPAARMTGPDAPPGWDYSPSGWTNRIPIIALAFVGLFISRYLAAYQLGHIDAAWDPFFGSGSERIVTSSVSEAWPVADAGLGASVYVLEIVTGVIGDKRRWRTMPWLVLLFGILIVPLGAVSVFFIIIQPIVIGTWCTLCLAGALAMLLQIPYSFDEIVATLQFLRARRAQGRPLLYLLLHGDTMDGGSADDSDDFEKPARAVLREMLTSGVTLPWTLLVSTAIGVVLMCSRLLFDTGGPAAASDHVVGSLVVTFSIMAWGEVARPLRLANIAFGAWLIAVPWLLPGHQGRADVASVLFGLALVWLALPEGRIASHFGNWDRIAHLGFHLHIGRRSHA, via the coding sequence ATGGAATCGTCGAAGCCGGTAGTGCTCATCACGGGTTCGGAAGGCAGGCTCGGCAGTGCGATCGGCGCCGCGCTGGCGGACACCTACACCGTCGTCGGCCTGGAGCGCCGCTGCCAGGGCGAACACTGCATCGACGCCGACATCGGTTCCGATGCGGCGCTGGACAGGGCTTGCGCCCTCTTGCAGGAACGTTACGGGAACCGGATCGCGTCGGTGATCCACCTGGCGGCCTTCTACGATTTCTCGGGCGAGGAGAACCCCGCCTACGACGCGATCAACGTCGAAGGCACCCGGCGCCTGCTGCGTGCGCTGCAATCGTTCGAGGTCGAGCAGTTCGTGTATGCCAGCACGATGCTGGTGCACGCGCCGACGGCGCCCGGACGGTCGATCCGCGAAGACGCGCCACTGGCGCCGGCATGGCCGTATCCGCGCTCGAAGCTGGCGGCCGAACAGGTGGTTGCGGGGGCGCGCGGCGCGATCCCGGCGCTGGTCGTGCGCATCGCCGGGGTGTACACGGACGACTGCGAGCTGCCGTCGCTGGCCTGGCAGATCCAGCGCATCCACGAGCGCCAGATGCAAAGTCGCGTGTTTCCCGGCGACCCCACGCACGGCCAGGCCCTGGTGCACATCGAGGACGTCGCGCGCGCGTTCCGGGCAGCGGTCGACCGGCGCGCCGCCTTGCCGCAGGAAACCGCGATCCTGGTCGGCGAGCCCGTCACCGAAAGCTACGCGGCCTTGCAGAACCTGCTCGGCCACCTGATCCATGGCGAACCCTGGGACACCCGGCGCATCCCGAAACCGGTCGCCACCGGCGGCGCCTGGCTTCAGGACAAGCTGGAGGACATCGTGCCGGATGCCCTCGATGGTGGACAGAAGCCGTTCGTGCGCCCCTTCATGGTCGAGCTGGCGGACGACCATTATGAGCTGGACATTACACGGGCCGAACAGCTGCTCGGGTGGCGCCCGCTGCATGCGCTGCGGCGCAGCCTGCCCGCCATCGTCGGCAGGCTGCGCCAGGATCCGGCCGCCTGGTACCGGCGCAACCGGATCGCGTTGCCGCTCTGGATGGAGGATGCCGGGCAGGGCGGGCCGGCAGGCGCGGCGCTGCTGGCGGACTGCCGGGCGCTCGAACGCACCGAACACCAGCGCACGCTGTGGTGCCACTTCGCCAATGCCGCGCTGGGGGCCTGGCTGATGAGCAGTCCGTTCGTGTTCGGGCTGACCCGGAACTGGATGCAGCGCATCGAGCCGGCCACGCCGACCGGGCGCGGACTGCCATTCTCGGACACCTGGATGGCGGCGAACGACGTGGTCACCGGCGGCCTGATCGTCGCGTTCGCGCTGTGGTCGCTCGCGCGCGACGCGGGCTTCGCGCGCTGGACGGTGGCCGGGCTCGGACTGTGGCTGCTGTTCGCGCCGCTCTTGTTCTGGACGCCGAACGCTGCCGCCTACGCCAACGACACCCTGGTGGGCGCGCTCGTGATCACGCTGGCCGTCGCGGTCGCGCCGACGCCGGGTATCGGCCCGGCGGCGCGCATGACGGGACCGGATGCGCCGCCGGGATGGGACTACAGTCCGTCGGGCTGGACCAACCGCATCCCGATCATCGCGCTGGCCTTCGTCGGCCTGTTCATCTCGCGCTACCTGGCGGCTTACCAGCTCGGCCACATCGACGCGGCCTGGGACCCGTTCTTCGGCAGCGGCAGCGAACGGATCGTCACATCATCGGTTTCGGAAGCCTGGCCGGTCGCCGACGCCGGGCTCGGCGCCTCGGTCTACGTGCTGGAAATCGTGACCGGCGTGATCGGCGACAAGCGCCGCTGGCGTACGATGCCGTGGCTGGTGCTGCTATTCGGCATCCTGATCGTTCCGCTGGGCGCGGTGAGCGTGTTCTTCATCATCATCCAGCCGATCGTGATCGGTACCTGGTGCACGCTGTGCCTGGCCGGCGCCCTCGCGATGCTGTTGCAGATACCGTATTCGTTCGACGAGATCGTCGCCACGCTGCAGTTCCTGCGCGCGCGGCGGGCGCAGGGCAGGCCGCTCCTGTACCTGCTGCTGCATGGCGACACCATGGACGGCGGCAGCGCCGACGACTCGGACGACTTCGAAAAGCCGGCGCGCGCGGTGCTGCGCGAAATGCTGACCTCTGGCGTGACGCTGCCCTGGACGCTCCTGGTCAGCACCGCCATCGGCGTCGTACTGATGTGCTCGCGCCTGCTGTTCGACACCGGCGGACCCGCCGCCGCCAGCGACCACGTCGTCGGCTCGCTGGTGGTGACGTTCTCGATCATGGCCTGGGGCGAAGTGGCGCGGCCGCTGCGCTTGGCCAACATCGCCTTCGGGGCCTGGCTGATCGCCGTTCCATGGCTGCTGCCGGGGCATCAGGGCAGGGCCGACGTGGCGAGCGTGCTGTTCGGCCTGGCGCTGGTCTGGCTCGCGCTTCCCGAGGGGCGGATTGCGTCCCATTTCGGAAACTGGGACCGGATCGCGCACCTGGGATTTCACCTGCATATCGGACGGCGCTCGCATGCGTGA
- a CDS encoding glycoside hydrolase family 3 protein: MTIPFHRTAIALALGLPLGLAAATAWAEPQADAPAGAALTEWPRIKSAIRTDAALEARVAEILKQMTLAQKLGQMTQAEIKSVTPDDVRKYYLGSIQNGGGSWPGNDKHASTAEWVKLADAFYDASMATDMAIKVPVIWGTDAVHGHNNVYGATLFPHNIGLGAMRDPALVHDIAAATARQVRATGIPWAYAPTIAVVRDDRWGRTYESFSEDPLLVKGYAAAYVDGMQGSLKGDGNVLVTAKHFMGDGGTENGKNTGVTKASERDMMNIHAQGYYGALGAGAQVVMASFNSWNDTTAGQDHGKVHGSRYMLTTILKEKMGFDGFVVSDWNGQGEVPGCRVDSCAQAINAGIDLMMAPEQWKAFIANTTADVEAGRIPMSRIDDAVTRILRVKLRAGLFGKRPSSNPYAGKDKALDARDLARRAVRESLVLLKNEGPALPLRSGKRILVVGKAADSMSSQTGGWTLTWQGTGNTNADFPNGVTILAALRAAAGSANVTYSADAKDVDPSAFDAVVAVVGEAPYAEGDGDIGLSSTLRHSARYPDDLAVLQAVHGKGKPVVTVFLSGRPLWVNDLLNLSDTFIAAWLPGTEGRGVADMLVSAKGAPSPDFRGTLSFSWPKSVCQTPLNVGDAGYAPLFAYGYGLRKGSRSHLGMLDATYPAGGCGNSTTYPVFGQADRASFPLRLRAGSAVLPLGADLNATFALPGVKASTAQVTQQQDAKLVIWTGPAVFEAHGERPLALSQAALKDGALQFETRVETAPSGRVLLGMTCAAQACGSPLDATRLFTGLVGKGRQVVKVPLACFTGRGVDLARVDTPFAVESTGTFSAAFAAVDVVGGAARDGDAVRCEDLR; the protein is encoded by the coding sequence ATGACGATCCCGTTCCACCGCACCGCGATCGCCCTCGCGCTCGGCCTGCCCCTCGGCTTGGCCGCAGCGACGGCATGGGCCGAGCCACAGGCTGACGCGCCTGCAGGGGCAGCGCTGACCGAGTGGCCGCGCATCAAGAGCGCTATTCGAACGGACGCGGCCCTCGAGGCGCGCGTCGCCGAGATCCTCAAGCAGATGACGCTGGCCCAGAAGCTCGGCCAGATGACGCAGGCCGAGATCAAGAGCGTCACCCCCGACGACGTACGCAAGTACTACCTCGGCTCGATCCAGAACGGCGGCGGCAGCTGGCCGGGCAACGACAAGCACGCCTCCACGGCCGAGTGGGTCAAGCTGGCCGACGCCTTCTACGACGCCTCGATGGCGACCGACATGGCGATCAAGGTGCCGGTCATCTGGGGTACGGATGCGGTGCACGGGCATAACAACGTCTACGGTGCGACGCTGTTCCCCCACAATATCGGCCTGGGCGCCATGCGCGATCCGGCGCTGGTGCACGACATCGCGGCCGCGACCGCGCGCCAGGTGCGCGCCACCGGCATTCCCTGGGCGTATGCGCCGACCATCGCCGTGGTGCGCGACGACCGCTGGGGGCGGACCTACGAAAGCTTCTCGGAAGACCCGCTGCTGGTCAAGGGTTACGCCGCCGCTTACGTGGACGGCATGCAGGGCAGCCTCAAGGGCGACGGCAACGTGCTGGTCACGGCCAAGCACTTCATGGGCGACGGCGGCACCGAGAACGGCAAGAACACGGGCGTGACCAAGGCGTCCGAGCGCGACATGATGAACATCCATGCCCAGGGCTACTATGGCGCGCTGGGTGCGGGCGCGCAGGTCGTGATGGCCTCGTTCAACAGCTGGAACGACACCACGGCCGGCCAGGACCATGGCAAGGTGCACGGCAGCCGCTACATGCTGACCACGATCCTCAAGGAGAAGATGGGCTTCGACGGCTTCGTCGTCAGCGACTGGAACGGGCAAGGCGAAGTGCCCGGCTGCCGCGTCGACAGCTGCGCGCAAGCGATCAACGCCGGCATCGACCTGATGATGGCGCCGGAACAATGGAAAGCATTTATCGCCAACACGACGGCGGACGTCGAGGCCGGACGCATTCCGATGTCGCGCATCGACGATGCCGTGACCCGCATCCTGCGCGTCAAGCTGCGCGCCGGCTTGTTCGGCAAGCGGCCGTCGAGCAACCCGTACGCCGGCAAGGACAAGGCGCTCGACGCGCGCGACCTGGCGCGCCGCGCCGTGCGCGAGTCCTTGGTGCTGCTCAAGAACGAAGGCCCTGCCCTGCCGCTGCGCAGCGGCAAGCGCATCCTCGTGGTCGGCAAGGCCGCCGACAGCATGTCCAGCCAGACCGGCGGCTGGACGCTCACCTGGCAAGGCACCGGCAATACCAACGCCGACTTCCCGAACGGCGTAACGATCCTGGCCGCGCTGCGCGCCGCCGCCGGCAGCGCGAACGTGACTTACAGCGCGGACGCGAAGGACGTCGACCCGTCCGCATTCGACGCCGTGGTCGCCGTCGTCGGCGAAGCGCCGTATGCGGAAGGCGACGGCGACATCGGCCTGTCGTCGACGTTGCGCCACAGCGCCCGCTATCCGGACGACCTGGCCGTGCTGCAGGCCGTGCACGGCAAGGGAAAGCCGGTGGTGACCGTGTTCCTGTCCGGCCGCCCGCTGTGGGTGAACGACCTGTTGAACCTGTCCGATACCTTCATCGCGGCGTGGCTGCCGGGCACCGAAGGGCGCGGCGTGGCGGACATGCTGGTGAGCGCCAAAGGGGCGCCCTCCCCCGACTTCCGCGGCACCTTGTCGTTCTCGTGGCCCAAGAGCGTGTGCCAGACGCCGCTGAACGTCGGCGACGCCGGGTATGCGCCCCTGTTCGCGTATGGCTACGGCCTGCGCAAGGGGTCGCGTTCGCATCTGGGCATGCTGGACGCGACCTACCCGGCAGGCGGCTGCGGCAACTCGACGACCTATCCCGTCTTCGGCCAGGCCGACCGCGCCAGCTTCCCGTTACGGCTGCGTGCCGGCTCGGCGGTGCTGCCGCTGGGCGCCGACCTGAACGCGACGTTCGCGCTGCCGGGCGTGAAGGCCAGCACCGCGCAGGTGACGCAGCAGCAGGATGCCAAGCTGGTCATCTGGACCGGACCAGCCGTGTTCGAAGCCCACGGCGAGCGTCCGCTGGCCTTGTCGCAGGCGGCGCTGAAGGATGGCGCGCTGCAGTTCGAGACGCGCGTCGAAACGGCGCCGTCCGGCCGCGTGTTGCTCGGGATGACGTGCGCGGCACAGGCGTGCGGGTCGCCCCTGGATGCGACCCGGCTGTTCACCGGACTCGTCGGCAAGGGCCGCCAGGTGGTGAAGGTGCCGCTGGCATGCTTCACCGGGCGCGGCGTCGATCTGGCACGTGTCGACACCCCGTTCGCGGTCGAGAGCACGGGGACGTTCTCGGCGGCGTTCGCGGCGGTCGACGTGGTGGGTGGCGCGGCGCGGGATGGCGATGCGGTGCGCTGCGAAGACCTGCGTTAG
- a CDS encoding dihydrofolate reductase family protein, translating into MKPYVICHMMSSIDGHALTDGWDRPFKKAAGDLYEKLAQTFAFDGWICGRTTMQEIAHGDDYPKGLAREPIPRSPYIAKRDAQSYAISIDGHGKVAWKSNEALGSHVVAVVTEAVADDYLAYLQSIQVSYIFGGKTEIDLAHVLQTLADEFGTKRLIVEGGPHVSGSFVNAGLIDEVSVLILPLIDGRGEHPASFEIAKDAWTTPAYLKLASAEIQDGGGVWLRYKRD; encoded by the coding sequence ATGAAACCTTACGTAATTTGCCACATGATGTCGTCGATCGATGGGCATGCCCTGACCGACGGGTGGGACCGGCCGTTCAAGAAAGCCGCTGGCGATCTGTATGAAAAACTGGCGCAGACCTTCGCGTTCGATGGCTGGATCTGTGGCCGAACCACCATGCAGGAAATCGCCCATGGTGACGATTATCCGAAAGGGCTGGCGCGTGAGCCTATTCCACGTTCGCCGTATATCGCAAAGCGCGACGCGCAGTCCTACGCCATTTCGATCGACGGGCACGGCAAGGTGGCCTGGAAGAGCAACGAGGCATTGGGCTCGCACGTGGTCGCCGTCGTCACCGAGGCGGTCGCCGACGATTACCTGGCCTATCTGCAATCGATCCAGGTGTCGTATATCTTCGGCGGCAAGACCGAGATCGATCTGGCGCATGTCCTCCAGACTCTGGCCGACGAGTTCGGCACAAAACGCCTGATCGTGGAAGGCGGTCCTCACGTCAGCGGATCGTTCGTCAACGCAGGCCTGATTGACGAAGTGAGCGTATTGATATTGCCGCTCATCGATGGCCGTGGCGAGCACCCGGCATCGTTCGAAATCGCCAAGGATGCCTGGACGACGCCCGCTTATCTCAAGCTCGCGTCTGCGGAAATCCAGGACGGCGGCGGAGTATGGCTGCGCTACAAGCGCGACTGA
- the nadE gene encoding ammonia-dependent NAD(+) synthetase, producing the protein MHDEQLQKQKEIIADLGVQAHIDAAAEVERRVDFLARYLTEHHGRTYVLGISGGVDSATAGRLAQLAVERIRAQGGEASFIAMRLPHGAQADEDDAQRALAFIRPDRVVTVDIAPASEAMLAALGNHLGTDDPGERDFIFGNIKSRQRMVAQYALAGATGGVVVGTDHGGEAVMGFFTKYGDSGYDIAPLAHLNKRQVRALASELGAPDSTAQKQATADLEDLAPQKPDEEAFGCSYDEIDDFLEGKEIGQDAFDKIVTAYTRTMHKRRMPAEPPR; encoded by the coding sequence ATGCACGACGAGCAACTACAGAAGCAAAAAGAGATCATCGCCGACCTTGGCGTGCAAGCGCACATCGATGCAGCGGCGGAAGTGGAGCGGCGCGTCGACTTTTTGGCACGCTATCTGACCGAGCACCACGGGCGCACTTACGTGCTGGGCATCAGCGGCGGCGTCGATTCGGCGACCGCCGGCCGCTTGGCGCAACTGGCCGTCGAGCGCATCCGCGCGCAGGGCGGCGAGGCCAGTTTCATCGCCATGCGTCTGCCGCATGGGGCGCAGGCCGACGAGGACGATGCTCAGCGCGCGCTGGCGTTCATCCGGCCCGACCGCGTGGTCACGGTCGACATCGCACCGGCGTCGGAAGCCATGCTGGCGGCGCTCGGCAACCACCTGGGCACGGACGACCCCGGCGAGCGCGATTTTATTTTCGGGAACATCAAATCGCGCCAGCGCATGGTGGCCCAGTACGCCCTGGCCGGCGCCACCGGCGGGGTGGTGGTCGGCACCGATCACGGGGGCGAAGCCGTGATGGGCTTTTTCACGAAGTACGGCGACAGCGGCTACGATATCGCGCCCCTGGCCCATCTGAACAAGCGCCAGGTGCGCGCGCTGGCCAGCGAACTTGGCGCGCCGGACAGCACGGCGCAAAAACAGGCCACTGCCGACCTCGAAGACCTGGCCCCGCAGAAGCCGGACGAGGAAGCGTTCGGCTGCAGCTACGATGAAATCGACGATTTTCTCGAAGGGAAGGAAATCGGCCAGGACGCGTTCGACAAGATCGTCACGGCCTATACCCGCACGATGCACAAGCGAAGGATGCCGGCCGAGCCGCCGCGTTGA
- a CDS encoding TadE/TadG family type IV pilus assembly protein: MSATKAHPIKPRFRQRFNQKGVASVEFAFVALLFFTVVFGIIEFARAMYMYNTMAEVTRSAAHAAANISFNDADALNLARKRAVLDEESGNLPFGSPITYRNVRIDYLYLPANGLALQRISPGSMPSCPARNRVNCMNDPNSASCIRAVQARICQEGASAGTCTAVSYQPLISLVSLRLKLPIALTIASAESLGYRAGDIPCP, translated from the coding sequence ATGTCGGCAACTAAAGCGCATCCCATCAAGCCCAGGTTCAGACAAAGGTTCAATCAGAAAGGGGTAGCTTCCGTCGAGTTCGCGTTTGTCGCTTTGTTATTCTTCACGGTCGTGTTCGGGATTATCGAATTTGCTCGTGCAATGTATATGTATAACACCATGGCCGAGGTGACCCGGAGCGCGGCACACGCCGCAGCGAATATCTCGTTCAACGACGCGGATGCGCTGAACCTTGCGCGTAAGCGCGCAGTCCTTGATGAGGAAAGCGGGAATTTGCCATTCGGCAGTCCAATCACCTACCGGAACGTCCGGATCGACTACCTGTACCTGCCTGCAAATGGATTGGCATTGCAGCGCATTTCACCTGGGTCCATGCCGAGCTGCCCGGCAAGAAATCGGGTCAACTGCATGAATGACCCCAATAGCGCGAGCTGTATCCGTGCCGTCCAGGCCCGCATCTGTCAGGAAGGAGCGAGTGCCGGCACGTGTACGGCTGTTTCCTACCAACCATTGATTTCACTCGTCAGCCTGCGCCTGAAGCTGCCCATCGCCTTGACCATCGCAAGCGCCGAATCATTGGGGTACAGGGCAGGTGATATTCCTTGCCCGTGA
- a CDS encoding TadE/TadG family type IV pilus assembly protein produces MKRLPRIERRELGSVTVEFATVMLWILLPLLAGSLFVCRFMWHYTVAEKAAHDAARFLASASATELKTQSPTGNAFVVEAARAIAVSELEELNPGTNFPVAFVYCDSGPCLTSKTAVLPKMVSVYVEMTVEDPFLSPLTSMFTGDTGPIAIQIDATGRSYYVGN; encoded by the coding sequence ATGAAAAGGCTTCCACGTATCGAGCGGAGAGAGCTGGGCTCGGTCACCGTCGAATTTGCTACGGTCATGCTGTGGATACTTCTCCCATTGCTCGCGGGCTCACTGTTTGTCTGCCGGTTCATGTGGCATTACACGGTGGCCGAAAAGGCTGCGCACGATGCCGCGAGGTTTCTTGCTTCCGCAAGTGCAACAGAATTGAAAACGCAATCACCCACCGGTAATGCATTTGTCGTGGAGGCGGCGAGGGCCATCGCTGTCTCGGAGTTGGAGGAGCTCAATCCAGGGACTAATTTTCCTGTGGCATTTGTGTATTGCGACTCAGGTCCATGTCTGACAAGTAAAACAGCGGTCCTGCCGAAAATGGTTTCTGTTTACGTGGAAATGACCGTTGAAGACCCTTTCCTGTCTCCGCTCACATCGATGTTCACCGGGGATACTGGCCCGATCGCAATTCAGATCGATGCGACAGGGAGAAGTTATTATGTCGGCAACTAA